Sequence from the Herbaspirillum sp. meg3 genome:
CTATGACATCACATAATTTCAGCATCGAGTTTTTCCCGCCGAAGACGCCTGAAGGCACGGAAAAACTGCGCGTCACCCGCGCCAAGCTGGCCGAGTTGCAACCGAAGTATTTCTCGGTGACCTTCGGCGCCGGCGGTTCGACGCAGCAAGGCACGCTCGATACCGTGCTGGAGATCATGCGCGAAGGCCATGTCGCCGCGCCGCATCTGTCTTGCATCGGCAGCTCGCGCGCGGCATTGCGCGACATTCTCAATAGTTACAAATCGCATGGCATCAAGAAGTTGGTCGCTTTGCGCGGCGACTTGCCTAGCGGCTTCGGTGCCGTGGACAGTGCTTCCGGCGAATTCCACTACGCGAACGAGCTGGTCGAATTCATTCGCGCGGAAACCGGCGACTGGTTTCACATTGAAGTCGGCGCGTATCCCGAAATGCATCCGCAAGCCAAGTCGCCACAGGACGATGTGCAGAATTTTGCGCGCAAGATCAAAGCAGGCGCCGATGCCGCCATCACGCAGTATTTCTACAATGCCGACGCGTATTTCAATTTCGTCGACGAAGTGGAGAAGCTTGGCATCAACGCGCCCATCGTTCCAGGCATCATGCCGATTACGAACTACACGCAACTGATGCGGTTTTCCGACATGTGCGGTACGGAAATCCCGCGTTGGATTCGTCTCAAGCTGGCCAGCTACGGTGACGACAGCGAGTCGATCCGCGCATTTGGTCTCGATGTTGTTACGCAACTCTGCGAGCAGTTGCTGGAAGGCGGCGCACCCGGCCTTCACTTCTATACCCTGAATCAGCCAGCCGCAACGATGGCAATCTGGCAACGTCTGGTTGCTTGATTTGTCCGAAGTCGTCAGTAGCAAGTAAAAAGCCGGCTGAAGCCGGCTTTTTTCATGTCATCGCGTGACGGTATGCTGTTCAAATCAGCCGTCAGTAATCATCATGTCCAGCGCGATGTCGTGAACTTGTCCATCAAATTCGACCAATGCGTCGGCATAAGCGATGCCGATCGCCAGCGGGCGCGGAGTCTGCGCCAGGGTACGGTCATAGAAGCCCCCGCCGTAGCCAAGCCGCAAGCGTGCCGCATTGAAGCCCAGGCAAGGGATCAGCAGAGCTCGCGGTTGCACGATTTCTCCCTGTGCTGGTGCTGATGTTCCCATGGCGTCTTTGATCAATGTCTCTCCTGGCGTCCAACGCACGAACTCCAGCGGCAATTCTTTTCCTCGAATAATCGGCAGCGACAGGTGCACGCCTTGGGCACTCAGCGCGTTATAAGCCGGATACAGATCCGGTTCTTGCCGGATCGGGTGGTAAACGCCGATGCTCGCAATCTGCTGAGTTTGCAGCCATGCCAGCAGACGTGCACAGATTGCGGCTTCCGCCACGGTTTTGGCAGCGGGCGTCATGGCTTTGCGGGCAGTCAGCAAGCGGGTGCGCAGCGCGGATTTTTCCGAAGCCGGCGACCTGGTGTTTGCTGCGGTATCCGCAGTGTCGGACGGCGTGGTGTCGCGTGCTATCCTTGAAGTCGTCATTTGTCTCAATCTAAGGTTGTATAAGAATGCAATTAAAGAAACGCATGGTCGTGATCACCTGTGCCGTAGCAACCGCGGCGGCAGTCAGTTTTGCGATGCCGGCCTACGCGCAAAAACGCCCGTCTGCCAATGCCGCCCCCGATGACGTCTTTCTCGCCTTGCGTGATGCCTCGCGCTCCGACGACTCGGCGACCTCGGCGAGTCTGGCGGCACGTCTGCCGGATTATGTCATTCCTTCCTATGTTGACTATTATCGGCTCAAACCGCGTGTACGCGATTTCACTGCGCCGGTTTCCGAGATCCGCGATTTTCTTGCCCGCTATGATGGCAGCGCCATTGCTGATCGCCTGCGTAACGACTGGCTGTTGGCGCTTGGCAAGACCGGCGACTGGACGACTTTTGACGAGCAATATCCCCTCTTTGTCCTGAACGACGATGTGCAGGTCAAATGTTTTGCCCTCAATTCCCGCGCTCTCAAGGGGCAGAACGTCGCCGATGAAGCGCGAGCCTTGCTGACCAGTCCCAAGGACTATGGCCAGGGCTGCAGCGACCTGATCGGCACGCTGGCGCAAAATCATCAGTTCAGTGAAAGCGATCTGTGGGCCCAGATTCGTCAGGCGGTCGAAGCCGGCAACACGACGGTTGCGCGCCGTGCGGCGATTTTTACCGACAATGGCGACGTCAGCCTGCAACAAGTCATCGATAAGCCCGCGCTGATGCTGGCACGTGGGCCGGGACAAGGACGTACTTCGCACGAGTTGTACATCATCGCCATCGGCCGCGCCGCAAAAGGTAATCCGCAACAGGCCGCAACGTTTCTCAGCAGCGCATCGGGACTGACCGCACAGGAACAAGCCATCGCCTGGGCGCAGATCGCTTTGCCGGCCTCCATGAAGCTGATGCCCGAAGCCATTGACTATTGGCGCAAGACCAAAGATGCGCCGCTGTCCTACGAAGCGTATCAATGGAAGGCGCGGATTGCACTGCGCGCCGGTGACTGGAAGATGGTCAAGTCCACCATCGACGCCATGCCAGGTTCATTGCGCAGCGACATCACGTGGACTTATTGGCTGGCCCGTGCGCTGAAGGAAGACGGCCAGACCGAGGCTTCTCAGCGCCTGTTTCAGTCGATTGCTTCCAACGTCAGCTTCTACGGCCAACTCGCCACGGAAGACCTCGGGCAGAAGATTGTCATTCCGCCGGGCCCGGTACCGCCGACACCGGCTGAGATCGCGCCAATGGCGCAGAACGCCGGCTTCAAGCGTGCGATCAAGTTCTATGACCTGAATATGCGCTACGAAGGCATTCGCGAATGGAACTGGGAGCTGCGCAAGATGAACGACCGCCAGTTGCTGGCTGCCGCAGAATTCGCACGTCAGAGCGATGTGCTCGACCGCATGGTCAACACCTCGGATCGCACCAAGCTGGAGATGGACTTCACCCAGCGCTTCCCGGCGCCTCACCTTACCGAGATGAGCGCCAACACCCGTCCGTTGGGTCTGGAAAACGCCTGGGTCTATGGTTTGATCCGCCAGGAATCGCGCTTCATCAAAAATGCGAAATCGTACGTCGGCGCATCCGGCCTGATGCAACTGATGCCATCGACCGCGAAGTACGTCGCCAAGAAAATCGGCCTGACTGAATTCACGCAAGACCAGATCAATGACATCAACACCAACCTGCTGCTGGGCACCAGCTACCTCAACATGGTGCTGAACAATCTCGACGGCTCGCAGGCATTGGCAACGGCCGCGTATAACGCCGGACCGGGACGCCCACGGACCTGGCGCTCGACCTTGAATCGTACGGTGGAAGGGGCGATTTTCGCTGAATCGATTCCGTTCAACGAGACACGGGGTTACGTCAAGAATGTCATGTCCAATGCAACCTACTACGCCGCCCTGTTCGAGAACAAGCCACAGTCGCTGAAACAACGACTCGGCACGGTCGCGCCGCGCACCAATACCCCGACCGATTTGCCGTGATTGCGCGCTGATCACAGGGCGCTACGGTAAGACGAACTAGCAACGAAAGCGACAACTGATCATGACGTATAAAAACATACTGGTAGTCGGCGGCTCGGGCTTCATCGGCAGCCAGGTCGTGGCGCAACTGGCGCGTAGCACGGCCAGTCGCGTCGTCGTGCCGACCCGGCGCTACGAGCGCAGCAAGCATCTGTTGGTGATGCCGACCGTACGAACAGCAGTCGCTGACGTACATGACGAAGCGGCGCTGGACAGATTGTTCGACGGTGTTGATGCCGTCATCAATCTGGTCGGCATCCTGCATTCGCGTCGCGGCCCAAGCGGCAGCGACTATGGTCCAGACTTCCAGCGAGCACACGTGGATTTGCCGCGCAAGATCGTTGCTGCCTGTCGCCGCCATGGCGTCAAGCGTTACCTGCATATGAGCGCTCTCGGTGCTTCTGCGCAAGGAGCGTCAATGTATCTGCGTTCCAAGGCGGCCGGCGAAGCGGCTGCATTTGCGGATGCCGATCTGGCCACAACCGTGTTTCGTCCTTCCGTAGTATTTGGGGAGGGCGACCGATTTCTGAATCTGTTCGCCGCTTTGCAAAAATATTTTCCGGTCATGCCGCTCGGCAGCGCTGGCGCCAAGTTCCAGCCGGTCTACGTGGGTGATGTGGCGCAGGCATTCGTCACTGCTTTGCAGAATGAGTCAACCAGGGGCAAGACCTACGAACTGGCCGGGCCAAAGATTTATAGCCTCCGCGAACTGGTTCAACTGGCTGGTTTGTATTCCGGGCATACCCGCCCCATCATCGGCCTGCCACCGGCATTGGCATTCTTGCAAGCTTTGTGTCTGGAATATTTGCCAGGACGCATGATGAGTCGCGATAATCTTGCTTCCATGCGGGTGGACAATATTACCGATGGGCCGATTGCGGCCGAACTCGGCATCACGCCGACCGCACTGGAGGCGATCGCACCGCGTTATCTTGCCGGTGTGCACATGCAGCAGCAAATGGATGCTTACCGCAGCGGAGCAAGGCGCTAAGGGCAGGACGCCAAACCGGGTAAGAGCAAGACAAGTCATCAAAGGACAGACAGCATGCAGAATACCGAACTCGATCCGACCTTGTCGGCCACGCTGGAAAAGGCCGGCAAGAACGCCATCACACTGGTCATCGGCAACAAAAACTATTCGTCCTGGTCGATGCGCCCCTGGGTGGTGCTGACGGCATTTGACATTCCTTTCCGCGAAATCCGCATCTGCCTCGACCAGCCTGATACGGCCAGCAAGATTGCGGAATATTCCGCCGCCGGCCGCGTTCCCGTTTTGTTGGACGGTCAAACGCATATCTGGGATTCGCTGGCGATCTGCGAATACCTGGCGGAACAGTTTCCCGATCGCGCACTGTGGCCGCAAGAGACCGCGGCACGCGCCGTCGCACGCAGTATCACCGCCGAAATGCATTCCGGCTTCACCGGTTTGCGTAGCGCCATGAGCATGGATATTCGCGGCAGCTATCCCGGCAAGGGTCGCACGCCCGAAGCCCAGGGCGATATCGGTCGCATATGCGAAATCTGGGAAGACTGTCTGTCCGAATTCGGCCATCACGAATTCCTGTTCGGTGATTTCTCCATCGCCGATGCTTTCTACGCGCCGGTGGTGATGCGCTTCCGCAGCTATCAGGTGTCGCTGGCACCGGCACTCCAAGCCTACGTCGACCGCGTCGCCGCGCATCCTGCGGTGGCGAAGTGGATTGCCGAAGCGCTGGCCGAAAAAGAAATTCTGCCGGATCATTGAGTTGCCCATGAAGATTTACGTCGTCGGCGGTGCGGTACGCGATGAGTTGCTCGGTTTGCCCGTGCAGGATCACGACTACGTGGTCGTCGGCGCCACCCCGGAAGACATGCTGGCTCAGGGTTTTCGCCCGGTAGGCAAGGATTTTCCAGTATTTCTGCATCCTGAGACGCAAGAGGAATACGCGCTGGCACGCACCGAGCGCAAGACCGCACCCGGTTATAAAGGCTTCGTCTTTCATACCGACAGCGCCGTCACGCTGGAACAGGATCTGGCGCGCCGTGACCTCACCATCAACGCCATTGCCAAGGGTGAAGATGGGGTGCTGGTCGATCCGTATCACGGACAGGAAGATATTCGCCGCCGCGTGTTTCGCCACGTCTCTGATGCTTTCGTTGAAGACCCCGTACGCATCTTGCGCATGGCGCGTTTCGCCGCACGTTTTCCGGATTTCACCGTCGCTCCCGAAACCAATGCGTTGATGCAGAAGATGGTGCAAGCCGGAGAAGTCGATGCCTTGGTGCCGGAACGCGTCTGGCAAGAACTGGCGCGCGGCATGATGGAGAAGACCCCGTCGCGCATGTTCAACGTGCTGCGTGAATGCGGCGCATTGGCGCGCATCCTGCCTGAATTGAATGCGCTCTGGGGTGTGCCTCAACCGGCCAAATATCATCCCGAAATCGACACCGGCGTCCACGTCATGATGGTGCTCGACTACGCGGCAAGCCAATCGTATTCGCTGGGCGTGCGCTTTGCCGCCTTGATGCACGATCTCGGCAAAGGCACCACGCCGCCGGATCTGTGGCCCAGCCATCACGGGCATGAAGGCCGTAGCGTCGAGCTGGTGCAGGGGATTTGCGATCGCCTCAAAGTCCCCAACGATTGCCGCGATCTCGCTGTCATCACCGCGCGTGAACACGGCAACGTCGGCCGCGCGTTTGAATTGCGTCCTGCCACTATCGTCAATTTACTGGCGCGCTGCGACGGCTTCCGCAAGCCGGAACGGTTTAAGGAAATGCTGCAGGCATCCGAGTGCGACCGCCGCGGCCGCACCGGCTTTGAAGAGGTTGAGTTTCCGCAACTGGACTACCTCATGGGCGCCTTGAAAATCGCGCAGGGCGTCGACGCCGGCGCCATCGCCGCGAAGTACAAAGATCAGCCGCAGCGCATTCCTGAAGCGATTCTGGCGGCGCGTACCGAGGCTGTGGCAGATTATGCGGCGCAGATCCGCTAAACTGCGTCCATGTCAAAATTCACCACGCAACTGCGCACCCGGCTGGAAGGGTTGAAGCGCACCATCATCGAGGCATCGGACAAACCACTGATCCTCGTCAAGGAGCTGTCGCCGCGTTCGCGCCGACATCTGTTGCGACATTTTCTGGCGCTGGAGGAAAAAGACCGGCTGTTGCGTTTCGGCACCAAGCTGTCCGACGAGCTGGTGACGCGTTACGTGGAGAAGATCGACTTTACGCGCGACACTATTTTCGGTGTCTATGATCGCAAGTTGCGCCTGCTCGGCGTTGGTCATCTGGCCTTTGCACCACGTGAAACTTCACCCGTCAGCGGCGCCACGATCAAGGCGCGCGTGGCCGAGTTTGGCGTCTCGGTATCGGCGGCGGCGCGCGGGATGGGCGTGGGCACCAAGCTGTTCGAACGCGGCGCCATGCATTGCCGTAATGCAGATATCGACACCCTCTACATGCATTGCCTGTCTTCCAACAAGGTCATGATGCACATCGCCCGCAAAGCCGGCATGGAAATCCACCGCGACTACGGCGAGGCTGACGCTTATCTCAAACTCAAGCCCGCCAATTCCGTCACCGTCTTCCAGGAGGCGATGGAGGAACAGGTCGCCATGATCGATTACATCGTCAAAGCCAATATGCGCGCGCTGTTCAAATGGGTAGGCAAGGTCACCGGCATCGGCAAGCCAAAATCCTGAGCCCGGCTTGATCTGGATCAGAGATCCACGCCAGGGTTGGATGCAAACCGGGCGGAAGGCGCATAATACGGTTATCAACGTATTTCAATACTCATTCCCATGGAAACCACCGTCTCTACCGACGATTTCTTTGCCAGCGTCGCGACAAAATCCGACAGCGGGGCATTGCGCGGCGATTACACGCACGCCGACAAGAACTACGTCGTGGCCCAGAACTGGGCCGGCTACACACCTGAACAACACGCGCTGTGGCGACGTTTGTATGAGCGCCAGGCCAAGCTGATTCCCGGCCGCGCCTGCGA
This genomic interval carries:
- the metF gene encoding methylenetetrahydrofolate reductase [NAD(P)H], producing MTSHNFSIEFFPPKTPEGTEKLRVTRAKLAELQPKYFSVTFGAGGSTQQGTLDTVLEIMREGHVAAPHLSCIGSSRAALRDILNSYKSHGIKKLVALRGDLPSGFGAVDSASGEFHYANELVEFIRAETGDWFHIEVGAYPEMHPQAKSPQDDVQNFARKIKAGADAAITQYFYNADAYFNFVDEVEKLGINAPIVPGIMPITNYTQLMRFSDMCGTEIPRWIRLKLASYGDDSESIRAFGLDVVTQLCEQLLEGGAPGLHFYTLNQPAATMAIWQRLVA
- a CDS encoding 5-formyltetrahydrofolate cyclo-ligase, producing the protein MTTSRIARDTTPSDTADTAANTRSPASEKSALRTRLLTARKAMTPAAKTVAEAAICARLLAWLQTQQIASIGVYHPIRQEPDLYPAYNALSAQGVHLSLPIIRGKELPLEFVRWTPGETLIKDAMGTSAPAQGEIVQPRALLIPCLGFNAARLRLGYGGGFYDRTLAQTPRPLAIGIAYADALVEFDGQVHDIALDMMITDG
- a CDS encoding lytic transglycosylase domain-containing protein, giving the protein MQLKKRMVVITCAVATAAAVSFAMPAYAQKRPSANAAPDDVFLALRDASRSDDSATSASLAARLPDYVIPSYVDYYRLKPRVRDFTAPVSEIRDFLARYDGSAIADRLRNDWLLALGKTGDWTTFDEQYPLFVLNDDVQVKCFALNSRALKGQNVADEARALLTSPKDYGQGCSDLIGTLAQNHQFSESDLWAQIRQAVEAGNTTVARRAAIFTDNGDVSLQQVIDKPALMLARGPGQGRTSHELYIIAIGRAAKGNPQQAATFLSSASGLTAQEQAIAWAQIALPASMKLMPEAIDYWRKTKDAPLSYEAYQWKARIALRAGDWKMVKSTIDAMPGSLRSDITWTYWLARALKEDGQTEASQRLFQSIASNVSFYGQLATEDLGQKIVIPPGPVPPTPAEIAPMAQNAGFKRAIKFYDLNMRYEGIREWNWELRKMNDRQLLAAAEFARQSDVLDRMVNTSDRTKLEMDFTQRFPAPHLTEMSANTRPLGLENAWVYGLIRQESRFIKNAKSYVGASGLMQLMPSTAKYVAKKIGLTEFTQDQINDINTNLLLGTSYLNMVLNNLDGSQALATAAYNAGPGRPRTWRSTLNRTVEGAIFAESIPFNETRGYVKNVMSNATYYAALFENKPQSLKQRLGTVAPRTNTPTDLP
- a CDS encoding complex I NDUFA9 subunit family protein, which encodes MTYKNILVVGGSGFIGSQVVAQLARSTASRVVVPTRRYERSKHLLVMPTVRTAVADVHDEAALDRLFDGVDAVINLVGILHSRRGPSGSDYGPDFQRAHVDLPRKIVAACRRHGVKRYLHMSALGASAQGASMYLRSKAAGEAAAFADADLATTVFRPSVVFGEGDRFLNLFAALQKYFPVMPLGSAGAKFQPVYVGDVAQAFVTALQNESTRGKTYELAGPKIYSLRELVQLAGLYSGHTRPIIGLPPALAFLQALCLEYLPGRMMSRDNLASMRVDNITDGPIAAELGITPTALEAIAPRYLAGVHMQQQMDAYRSGARR
- a CDS encoding glutathione S-transferase family protein codes for the protein MQNTELDPTLSATLEKAGKNAITLVIGNKNYSSWSMRPWVVLTAFDIPFREIRICLDQPDTASKIAEYSAAGRVPVLLDGQTHIWDSLAICEYLAEQFPDRALWPQETAARAVARSITAEMHSGFTGLRSAMSMDIRGSYPGKGRTPEAQGDIGRICEIWEDCLSEFGHHEFLFGDFSIADAFYAPVVMRFRSYQVSLAPALQAYVDRVAAHPAVAKWIAEALAEKEILPDH
- a CDS encoding multifunctional CCA addition/repair protein encodes the protein MKIYVVGGAVRDELLGLPVQDHDYVVVGATPEDMLAQGFRPVGKDFPVFLHPETQEEYALARTERKTAPGYKGFVFHTDSAVTLEQDLARRDLTINAIAKGEDGVLVDPYHGQEDIRRRVFRHVSDAFVEDPVRILRMARFAARFPDFTVAPETNALMQKMVQAGEVDALVPERVWQELARGMMEKTPSRMFNVLRECGALARILPELNALWGVPQPAKYHPEIDTGVHVMMVLDYAASQSYSLGVRFAALMHDLGKGTTPPDLWPSHHGHEGRSVELVQGICDRLKVPNDCRDLAVITAREHGNVGRAFELRPATIVNLLARCDGFRKPERFKEMLQASECDRRGRTGFEEVEFPQLDYLMGALKIAQGVDAGAIAAKYKDQPQRIPEAILAARTEAVADYAAQIR
- a CDS encoding GNAT family N-acetyltransferase, with amino-acid sequence MSKFTTQLRTRLEGLKRTIIEASDKPLILVKELSPRSRRHLLRHFLALEEKDRLLRFGTKLSDELVTRYVEKIDFTRDTIFGVYDRKLRLLGVGHLAFAPRETSPVSGATIKARVAEFGVSVSAAARGMGVGTKLFERGAMHCRNADIDTLYMHCLSSNKVMMHIARKAGMEIHRDYGEADAYLKLKPANSVTVFQEAMEEQVAMIDYIVKANMRALFKWVGKVTGIGKPKS